In bacterium, a single genomic region encodes these proteins:
- a CDS encoding heavy metal translocating P-type ATPase, producing the protein MELIQPFDQELDGALEAFFRDRHGIQEVRLNRRCKSLILTYRPNILTEDELIGIFEGLSFEALKAYQPKPSQGNGPGDCGDRQRLSWLPLALSSTAAALGMLSESLFVPWLLAGASIPIFTRAFNALVANRGRPNVDVLDASATAVLALRGQFSTAAAMVWLVSLGDFIRDATVQRSHRAIERLFDGLDQFAWIVRNGKKVRVRVEEIRAGDEVVVYPGELIPVDGIVLVGRATVDQKILTGESMPVEKEEGALVYAGTVVREGKLYIRAEKVGTETTRARIVHLVNNAPVRETRIQNYAEHFANRFVPWSFLAAGASLALSGNTGTTASLLIVDYGTGIRVAAPTTVLSSMAKAAHHGILIKGGRYLELLSEVDTIVFDKTGTLTLGEPEVVETIPYGRNMSCEQVLALAAAAEARLTHPVAEAIVRAARQRGIAILERESSDYTIGLGVEATVGGSSVLVGCHRFMALKEIRIGKADRDILKMNGRAATPLFVALDGRLIGLLIYTDPIRPEASSVIQALGRRGIKDIVMLTGDHPAIAQKVAHTLGIGKYVADTFPEEKAEVVKSLQNGGHIVAVVGDGINDTPAFVQADVGIAVKGGADVARETAQVSFLEGNLWKIPQAIDIARESTRLIQQNWKINLYPNTGAITLALLGVLGPVGTTVISNGSAVVASLNALRPMLNGSASGQWSVTQDVILSK; encoded by the coding sequence TTGGAATTAATCCAGCCGTTTGACCAGGAACTGGACGGGGCTTTGGAAGCCTTTTTCCGGGACCGGCATGGAATTCAGGAGGTCAGGCTGAATCGAAGATGCAAGAGCCTCATCCTGACCTACCGGCCGAACATCCTCACCGAAGATGAACTGATCGGCATCTTTGAGGGACTTTCCTTCGAGGCACTGAAAGCTTACCAGCCCAAGCCCTCTCAGGGCAACGGTCCCGGCGATTGCGGCGATCGCCAACGGCTCTCATGGCTGCCCCTGGCTTTATCCAGTACAGCGGCGGCGCTTGGCATGCTGTCTGAATCCCTGTTTGTTCCCTGGCTTCTGGCCGGGGCCAGCATTCCGATCTTCACCCGTGCCTTCAATGCCCTTGTCGCAAACAGGGGCAGGCCGAATGTGGATGTCCTTGATGCCTCGGCTACGGCAGTTCTTGCCCTTCGCGGCCAGTTCAGTACGGCTGCGGCCATGGTCTGGCTCGTTTCCCTGGGGGATTTTATCCGTGATGCAACCGTGCAGCGGTCTCACCGGGCAATCGAGAGGCTCTTCGATGGCCTGGACCAGTTCGCCTGGATCGTCCGCAACGGGAAGAAGGTCCGGGTGAGGGTCGAAGAGATCAGGGCAGGGGATGAAGTCGTAGTCTATCCTGGAGAGCTTATTCCGGTCGATGGGATTGTTCTTGTGGGCAGGGCTACCGTTGACCAGAAAATCCTCACCGGTGAATCGATGCCGGTTGAGAAGGAAGAGGGGGCTTTGGTCTATGCGGGGACCGTGGTCCGGGAGGGAAAACTCTACATCAGAGCTGAGAAGGTTGGAACTGAGACGACCAGGGCCAGGATTGTCCACCTGGTAAATAACGCTCCTGTCCGCGAAACCAGGATTCAGAATTATGCCGAGCACTTTGCCAACCGCTTCGTACCCTGGAGTTTCCTGGCTGCCGGGGCATCCCTGGCGTTGAGCGGCAACACCGGCACCACAGCCTCCCTGCTCATTGTCGATTACGGGACAGGCATCCGGGTGGCTGCCCCGACCACGGTTTTAAGCTCTATGGCCAAGGCTGCCCATCATGGCATCCTGATCAAGGGAGGCCGCTATCTGGAGCTTCTGTCCGAGGTCGATACCATTGTCTTTGATAAAACCGGAACCCTGACCCTTGGAGAGCCCGAGGTGGTCGAGACCATTCCCTACGGGAGAAATATGAGCTGCGAACAGGTTCTGGCCCTGGCTGCCGCAGCCGAAGCCCGCCTGACCCATCCGGTGGCCGAGGCCATTGTCAGGGCGGCCCGGCAGCGGGGAATAGCCATCCTCGAAAGGGAATCTTCTGACTATACGATCGGTCTGGGTGTTGAGGCCACGGTCGGAGGCTCTTCGGTGCTGGTAGGGTGTCACCGCTTCATGGCCCTGAAAGAAATCAGGATCGGCAAGGCTGACCGGGATATCCTGAAGATGAACGGGCGGGCAGCCACTCCCCTGTTTGTCGCTCTGGACGGCCGTCTGATCGGCCTTTTGATCTATACGGACCCGATCCGGCCGGAAGCATCGAGTGTCATCCAGGCCCTTGGCCGCAGGGGGATCAAAGATATCGTCATGCTGACCGGCGATCATCCGGCCATTGCCCAGAAAGTGGCCCACACTCTGGGTATCGGCAAGTATGTGGCCGATACCTTCCCTGAAGAGAAAGCAGAGGTCGTGAAGTCGCTGCAGAATGGAGGGCATATCGTGGCCGTAGTGGGAGATGGAATAAACGACACCCCGGCCTTTGTTCAGGCCGATGTAGGCATTGCAGTCAAGGGAGGGGCGGATGTGGCCAGGGAAACCGCTCAGGTGTCCTTCCTGGAAGGAAACCTGTGGAAGATCCCTCAAGCCATCGATATCGCCCGGGAGTCAACCCGACTTATCCAGCAAAACTGGAAGATTAACCTGTACCCCAACACGGGAGCAATTACCCTGGCTTTACTCGGGGTCCTCGGTCCTGTCGGCACTACCGTCATCAGCAACGGATCAGCGGTCGTCGCCTCCCTGAATGCTTTACGGCCAATGCTCAACGGCTCAGCGAGTGGTCAGTGGTCAGTGACGCAAGACGTAATTCTCTCCAAGTAG
- the lepB gene encoding signal peptidase I — MNQDKEIKRKSIYREYLEAIIIAVALALVIRTFIVQAFKIPSGSMIPTLQIGDHILVNKFIYRFEKPQRGDIIVFKYPKDPSRDFIKRLIGRPGDTLEIQNKHVYLNGKALDEPYTIHESGEASMYVPPNRDNFGPITIPEGYFFVMGDNRDCSLDSRFWGLLQEDLIKGKAFIIYWSWDSDRKWVRWNRFAKILH, encoded by the coding sequence ATGAATCAGGATAAAGAGATCAAAAGAAAGTCAATCTATCGGGAATATCTGGAAGCAATTATCATCGCCGTAGCTCTCGCCCTTGTCATCCGCACGTTTATTGTCCAGGCTTTTAAAATTCCCTCAGGGTCCATGATCCCAACCCTGCAGATAGGAGATCATATCCTTGTCAACAAGTTCATTTACCGATTCGAAAAACCGCAGCGGGGGGATATAATTGTCTTTAAATATCCCAAGGACCCGTCGCGGGACTTTATCAAACGCCTGATCGGACGCCCCGGCGACACTCTGGAGATTCAGAATAAGCATGTTTACCTGAATGGCAAGGCCCTGGATGAACCCTATACGATCCATGAAAGTGGCGAAGCATCCATGTATGTTCCTCCCAACCGGGATAACTTCGGCCCCATCACTATCCCGGAGGGATATTTCTTTGTGATGGGCGATAATCGCGATTGCAGCCTTGACAGTCGATTCTGGGGGCTTTTACAGGAAGATTTGATCAAGGGGAAAGCTTTTATCATTTACTGGTCATGGGATTCAGATCGAAAATGGGTCCGATGGAACCGTTTTGCCAAGATATTGCACTAG
- a CDS encoding IclR family transcriptional regulator, with protein sequence MPKKQTCEYTIQSVLHALDVLNVFILSNEKELGVTTLSNRLKLPKNNIFRLLATLSCQGYIEQNPVTGNYRLGLRCFELGQSCLRRMGLVSQAHDVLDALASKTMETAYLSVCDRGEVVYIDMIETCRPVRIIPMLGRRAPIFCTSAGKIQVAYKSSEEIRNLLKSIGLKGYTRNTIVSESEMLRHLELVRKQGYAIDNEEYEEDVKCVGAPIRDYTENVVAGLCISGPINRMAHERVEKELAPLIKNAALEISRRLGYGAESI encoded by the coding sequence ATGCCAAAAAAACAGACCTGTGAATATACAATCCAATCCGTACTTCATGCTCTTGATGTCTTGAACGTTTTTATCCTGAGTAATGAGAAAGAGCTGGGAGTCACAACTTTAAGTAATCGACTGAAGTTGCCGAAAAATAATATCTTTCGGTTACTGGCCACACTTTCCTGTCAAGGGTATATCGAGCAAAATCCCGTTACCGGCAATTACCGGCTCGGATTGAGATGTTTTGAATTGGGCCAATCCTGTCTGCGAAGAATGGGGCTGGTCAGCCAGGCCCATGATGTCCTTGATGCCCTGGCGAGTAAGACTATGGAAACCGCTTACCTGTCCGTTTGTGACCGTGGAGAGGTCGTCTACATCGACATGATAGAAACCTGCCGTCCGGTTCGGATTATTCCCATGCTTGGGCGCAGGGCCCCGATATTCTGCACCTCAGCCGGAAAGATTCAGGTAGCCTATAAGTCATCCGAAGAAATCCGCAACCTTCTCAAGAGCATAGGACTGAAAGGATATACCAGGAACACCATTGTTTCGGAAAGCGAGATGCTCCGGCATCTTGAACTGGTGCGTAAGCAGGGCTATGCTATTGATAATGAAGAATATGAAGAAGATGTAAAATGTGTCGGCGCTCCCATACGGGATTACACCGAAAACGTAGTGGCAGGTCTGTGCATTTCCGGTCCCATAAACCGCATGGCACACGAGAGAGTCGAGAAGGAACTGGCCCCGCTCATCAAAAATGCTGCCCTGGAGATTTCCCGCCGCCTTGGGTATGGCGCAGAGTCTATCTGA
- a CDS encoding carbon monoxide dehydrogenase accessory protein CooC, producing MKIAVTGKGGVGKTTLSAILARLYSQQGHRVLAIDADPDANLASAIGFPESEIEKIQPLSTLSSLIEERTGARPGAGGGFFKINPTVDDIADRFGVRFENILLLALGQPKPGGSGCYCPESTFIRSLVTHLLLKQDETLILDMEAGIEHLGRGTARAVDAFLIVVEPGHRSIQTARDIRQLALDLGVQEVFLVANKVRHLQDRDFIHSRLDGFEIIGSLPFEWALVEADAEGISPFPACREVIAEIEKIKQFLDARRTAPAANTVSQR from the coding sequence GTGAAGATTGCTGTCACTGGTAAAGGAGGAGTGGGGAAGACCACTCTGTCTGCTATTCTGGCCAGACTTTATTCACAGCAGGGGCACAGGGTGCTGGCTATCGATGCCGACCCGGACGCCAATCTTGCTTCAGCCATCGGTTTTCCGGAATCGGAAATCGAAAAAATTCAACCGCTCAGTACTCTCTCTTCCCTGATCGAAGAGCGGACGGGAGCCAGGCCGGGAGCAGGGGGAGGTTTTTTTAAAATCAATCCTACCGTAGATGATATTGCCGACCGCTTCGGCGTGCGGTTTGAGAATATCCTGCTGCTGGCGCTCGGACAGCCCAAACCCGGCGGCAGCGGCTGTTATTGTCCTGAAAGCACCTTTATCAGGAGCCTGGTGACCCACCTTCTGCTGAAGCAGGACGAAACCCTGATTCTGGACATGGAAGCAGGCATCGAGCATCTTGGCAGAGGAACGGCACGGGCGGTCGATGCGTTCCTGATCGTCGTCGAACCGGGCCACCGAAGCATTCAGACAGCCAGGGATATCCGTCAATTGGCTTTGGACCTCGGTGTTCAAGAGGTTTTCTTAGTGGCCAATAAGGTGCGGCATCTCCAGGACAGGGATTTCATTCACAGCCGCCTGGACGGTTTTGAAATCATTGGCTCCCTCCCCTTTGAATGGGCTCTGGTTGAAGCCGATGCTGAAGGAATATCACCTTTTCCCGCCTGCCGCGAGGTGATTGCGGAGATCGAAAAAATTAAACAATTCCTGGACGCCAGGCGGACCGCACCGGCAGCAAATACGGTCAGTCAGCGTTGA
- the folE gene encoding GTP cyclohydrolase I FolE — protein MDREKIEAGIRLVLQGIGIADWQGVQDTPARIAEMYGEIFAGLDQDPRKIMTPIKGEEYDEMVLVKGLPFYSICEHHLLPFFGDAHIAYLPRKGEIIGISKLALTLDVLARRPQLQERLTKELVDIIMDGLKPIGAMVVIQAEHLCMSMRGVKKPHARVVTSAVRGAFRDNPKTRSEMLELIQKP, from the coding sequence ATGGACAGGGAAAAGATAGAAGCGGGAATCAGGCTGGTTCTCCAGGGCATCGGCATAGCTGACTGGCAGGGAGTTCAGGATACCCCGGCCCGCATAGCCGAAATGTACGGGGAAATTTTTGCCGGTCTGGATCAGGATCCGCGAAAAATCATGACTCCGATCAAGGGAGAGGAGTATGATGAGATGGTGCTGGTCAAGGGGCTTCCGTTTTATTCGATCTGTGAGCATCATCTTCTCCCGTTTTTTGGTGATGCGCATATCGCTTATTTGCCCAGAAAGGGAGAGATTATCGGGATCAGCAAACTGGCTTTGACCCTCGACGTTTTGGCCAGGAGGCCCCAGCTTCAGGAGAGGCTGACCAAGGAACTGGTGGATATTATTATGGATGGCCTCAAACCGATCGGCGCTATGGTCGTGATCCAGGCAGAGCACTTGTGCATGTCCATGCGGGGTGTGAAAAAACCTCACGCCAGGGTGGTAACATCTGCTGTGCGCGGGGCTTTTCGGGACAACCCGAAAACGAGGTCCGAAATGCTGGAGCTTATCCAGAAACCTTAG
- the folD gene encoding bifunctional methylenetetrahydrofolate dehydrogenase/methenyltetrahydrofolate cyclohydrolase FolD, protein MSGMIIDGTKIGNELREKLKSRIETLKTQGKVPGLAVILVGENPASKVYVRMKEKACESLGIHSEKYALPAETPQEEVLALIKRLNQDEKIHGILVQLPLPDHFNEELIIESIIPTKDVDGFHPVNIGNLMLGKALFPPCTPAGVMELLHYSNIDIKGKNAVVVGRSNIVGKPVATLLLQEHATVTICHSRTRSLADEIRRADILIAAIGRPKMITADMVKEGAVVIDVGVNRLPDGTLVGDVDFEGMKDKVAAITPVPGGVGPMTITMLMANTVKSAEMFS, encoded by the coding sequence ATGAGTGGCATGATTATCGATGGGACAAAAATCGGCAATGAACTGCGGGAGAAACTCAAAAGCAGGATCGAAACGCTCAAAACTCAGGGCAAGGTCCCCGGCCTGGCGGTGATTCTGGTGGGCGAGAATCCCGCCTCAAAGGTTTATGTCCGCATGAAGGAAAAGGCATGTGAAAGCCTGGGCATTCACTCCGAGAAATATGCCCTTCCTGCGGAAACCCCGCAGGAAGAGGTTCTGGCCCTGATCAAGCGGTTGAACCAGGATGAGAAAATCCACGGGATATTGGTCCAGCTCCCGTTGCCCGATCACTTTAACGAGGAACTGATCATCGAATCGATTATTCCCACCAAGGATGTGGATGGCTTTCATCCGGTTAATATCGGAAACCTCATGCTGGGAAAAGCTCTCTTCCCGCCCTGCACTCCGGCAGGAGTCATGGAGCTTTTACATTACAGCAATATCGATATCAAAGGGAAAAACGCTGTCGTGGTAGGCCGAAGCAACATTGTCGGAAAACCGGTAGCAACCCTGCTGCTCCAGGAGCATGCCACGGTAACTATCTGTCATTCCAGAACCAGATCTCTGGCCGATGAGATCAGGAGAGCCGATATCCTCATCGCGGCCATCGGCAGGCCCAAGATGATCACTGCGGACATGGTTAAAGAGGGAGCGGTGGTCATTGATGTCGGAGTCAACCGCCTGCCCGATGGAACCCTGGTCGGAGACGTGGACTTTGAGGGAATGAAAGACAAAGTGGCAGCCATTACCCCTGTCCCCGGCGGGGTAGGACCAATGACCATTACCATGCTTATGGCCAACACGGTCAAATCTGCAGAGATGTTCTCTTGA
- the gcvH gene encoding glycine cleavage system protein GcvH, whose amino-acid sequence MIMAGKLYFNKEHLWVKVEGNKGTIGISAHAQEELGDVLLVETSGVRHKVQQSESFGQIESAKAVSDLISPVTGTIIEINEILEDEPELINEDPYGKGWLVKVIMDDTGELDNLLSEDDYNQYLQEEYS is encoded by the coding sequence ATCATCATGGCTGGAAAATTGTACTTCAATAAAGAGCACCTGTGGGTTAAAGTGGAGGGAAATAAAGGCACTATCGGCATCTCTGCCCATGCTCAGGAAGAGTTGGGGGATGTTTTACTGGTTGAAACCTCCGGGGTGCGCCATAAAGTACAGCAATCGGAATCCTTTGGCCAGATCGAGTCTGCCAAGGCCGTATCCGATCTGATTTCGCCGGTCACCGGGACCATTATCGAGATCAACGAGATCCTGGAGGATGAACCGGAATTGATCAATGAGGACCCCTACGGGAAGGGGTGGCTGGTCAAAGTGATCATGGACGATACCGGGGAACTGGATAATCTGCTCAGTGAGGATGACTACAACCAGTACCTCCAGGAAGAGTATAGCTGA
- a CDS encoding methylenetetrahydrofolate reductase C-terminal domain-containing protein, with product MIITRPKPFGEVCSALQGKKKVFLVGCGLCAALCQSGGEEQVLKMRERLTDEGHAVSGYAVLEAVCHLLKSKKELRARRAELEDIEAILVMACGAGVQAVAQLAQIPAVAALDTLFLGNVQRFGQFEERCSLCGECILNTTGGICPVTTCSKGLLNGPCGGMQEGKCELDPERDCAWVLIYDRLKAAGQGEKPQQIRAPRDYSPCTRPRKLAVEK from the coding sequence ATGATTATTACCAGGCCAAAACCCTTTGGTGAAGTTTGCAGTGCCCTTCAGGGAAAAAAGAAGGTCTTTCTGGTCGGCTGCGGCCTGTGTGCAGCCCTCTGCCAGAGCGGAGGAGAAGAGCAGGTGCTGAAGATGAGAGAGCGCCTTACGGATGAAGGCCATGCGGTTTCGGGGTATGCCGTACTTGAGGCTGTCTGTCACCTGCTGAAGAGTAAAAAAGAGCTGCGGGCCAGGAGGGCCGAACTGGAGGACATCGAGGCTATCCTGGTCATGGCCTGCGGGGCCGGTGTCCAGGCCGTGGCACAACTGGCGCAGATACCGGCTGTAGCTGCTCTTGACACGCTGTTTCTCGGCAATGTGCAGCGGTTTGGCCAGTTCGAAGAGCGCTGCTCCCTGTGCGGTGAGTGCATTCTGAATACAACGGGCGGTATCTGTCCGGTGACCACCTGCTCCAAGGGGCTCCTGAACGGCCCGTGCGGAGGGATGCAAGAGGGTAAATGTGAGCTGGACCCTGAGCGGGATTGTGCCTGGGTCCTGATTTACGATCGGCTGAAAGCGGCAGGGCAGGGGGAGAAGCCTCAGCAAATTCGTGCTCCGCGGGACTATTCCCCATGCACTAGGCCCCGCAAGCTGGCAGTTGAGAAATAG
- a CDS encoding methylenetetrahydrofolate reductase, with the protein MEELSFRQVLEKNQFAITAELGPPKGTDVSRMLAHADRLRGRVHGINVTDNQSSVMRLGSLAACHLLKERGFDPVFQITCRDRNRLALQSDLLSASVLGIRNVLVLTGDHPGAGDHPQAKAVYDLDSTQLLQVIDRLNHGRDISTRFMGKALPNSTALTGGTDLFPGAVVNPEANPLEPQVWRFSQKVAAGARFFQTQAVYDLKRFEEFMSYARELGAKILAGILVVRSAAAVRYINKNVPGVTVPDWVIKELESSPDPLEAGIRIAGRQIREFKGLCAGVHIMAIGLEDKIPAVLDEAGI; encoded by the coding sequence ATGGAGGAATTAAGTTTTCGGCAGGTCCTGGAAAAGAACCAATTTGCCATCACCGCTGAACTTGGCCCCCCGAAGGGCACCGATGTATCCCGGATGCTGGCCCATGCCGACAGGCTCAGGGGCAGAGTGCACGGGATCAATGTGACGGATAACCAGAGCTCGGTCATGAGACTGGGATCTCTGGCTGCCTGTCACCTGCTGAAAGAGCGGGGCTTTGATCCTGTTTTTCAGATAACCTGTCGTGATCGAAACCGTCTTGCCCTGCAATCCGATCTTCTCAGCGCCAGCGTTTTGGGCATCCGGAACGTCCTGGTTCTGACCGGAGATCATCCCGGAGCGGGCGATCACCCCCAGGCCAAGGCGGTTTATGATCTTGATTCCACCCAGCTCTTGCAGGTTATTGACCGGCTCAATCACGGAAGGGATATCTCCACCCGATTTATGGGAAAGGCTCTGCCCAATAGCACAGCACTGACAGGCGGGACGGATCTTTTCCCCGGTGCAGTGGTCAATCCGGAGGCAAACCCGCTGGAGCCCCAAGTCTGGCGGTTTTCCCAAAAGGTTGCAGCCGGAGCCAGGTTTTTCCAGACCCAGGCTGTCTATGACCTGAAAAGATTCGAAGAGTTCATGAGCTATGCCAGAGAGCTTGGGGCGAAAATCCTGGCCGGTATTCTTGTGGTGCGATCTGCGGCTGCGGTCCGGTACATCAATAAAAATGTTCCTGGTGTTACCGTGCCGGATTGGGTGATCAAAGAGCTTGAGTCTTCGCCCGACCCCCTGGAAGCAGGGATCAGGATTGCCGGTCGCCAGATTCGGGAATTCAAGGGCTTGTGTGCGGGCGTGCATATTATGGCCATCGGGCTGGAGGATAAAATTCCTGCTGTCTTGGATGAAGCGGGGATTTGA
- a CDS encoding FAD-dependent oxidoreductase, with protein MNDQDQAIVIGGGIAGVSSALSLADSGCQVYVIEKKSSIGGHALRFGCKATDQCNTCGVCLAKDRIMKAASQPNIHLLPQSEVVGVRENGAGFTVTVRKQPRFIDQEKCVACSVCYQSCPKPGAAISRPYLSSIPNVFSINRDQCLHFQQGAAGCTLCQESCPAGAISFDRQEEMTTLRASAVVVATGFSAYDARQKGHLGYGRIPQVISGLDLEQRLLDGDATALVEKAQGKPRIAFIQCVGSRDPHINQDYCSRVCCKYAVRMAAKLKSQLPEADVTIFYIDLQRTEREFLSLIERVKEKIRLVKGLPVEIEPAAGGGVSMRYEDIDQGRMGKAEFDLVVLSVGISPCGENQSLAQSLGLKVGADGFFAAVNLTDSTVTSRKGIFLAGTCQGPKSLVESISHGQEAALRALAFMKRREEVYHG; from the coding sequence TTGAACGATCAGGATCAAGCCATTGTTATCGGCGGCGGGATTGCCGGGGTCAGCTCTGCCCTTTCCCTGGCTGATAGTGGCTGCCAGGTATATGTTATTGAAAAAAAATCAAGTATCGGCGGACATGCTCTTCGCTTCGGCTGCAAGGCTACCGATCAGTGTAACACCTGCGGTGTCTGCCTGGCAAAGGACAGGATTATGAAAGCCGCCTCCCAGCCCAATATTCACCTCCTGCCTCAGTCCGAGGTGGTAGGGGTGCGGGAGAATGGAGCAGGCTTTACCGTTACGGTCCGAAAGCAGCCGCGGTTTATCGATCAGGAAAAATGTGTTGCCTGCTCCGTGTGCTACCAGAGTTGCCCAAAGCCGGGAGCGGCAATCAGCCGTCCCTATCTTTCTTCCATCCCGAACGTATTTTCCATCAACCGGGATCAATGCCTGCACTTTCAGCAGGGAGCGGCAGGCTGCACCCTCTGTCAGGAGAGTTGTCCGGCTGGAGCCATTTCCTTCGATCGGCAGGAAGAGATGACAACCCTGCGGGCTTCTGCCGTGGTTGTGGCTACCGGCTTTTCAGCCTACGATGCCAGGCAAAAAGGGCACCTTGGCTATGGCCGCATCCCGCAGGTAATCTCGGGGCTGGACCTTGAGCAGCGTCTGCTTGACGGAGATGCCACGGCCCTCGTTGAGAAGGCGCAGGGGAAGCCCCGGATAGCCTTTATCCAGTGTGTCGGCTCCCGCGATCCGCACATCAATCAGGATTACTGCTCACGGGTGTGTTGCAAATATGCTGTCCGGATGGCTGCCAAGCTCAAATCCCAATTGCCGGAGGCTGACGTAACCATTTTTTACATTGACCTTCAGCGGACGGAGCGGGAATTCCTTTCCCTGATCGAGCGGGTGAAGGAAAAAATCCGCCTGGTGAAAGGGCTTCCGGTGGAAATCGAGCCGGCGGCAGGAGGCGGGGTATCGATGCGGTATGAGGATATCGACCAGGGACGCATGGGGAAGGCCGAATTCGATCTGGTCGTCTTATCGGTGGGAATCAGCCCCTGCGGTGAAAATCAATCTCTGGCTCAAAGCCTGGGCCTGAAGGTTGGGGCGGATGGATTTTTTGCAGCGGTCAACCTTACGGATTCCACGGTAACATCCCGCAAGGGTATTTTCCTGGCCGGTACCTGCCAGGGGCCAAAGAGCC